The nucleotide sequence CAACTACAAACCACATACCGTATGGAATACCTGTTGAGTGGCGCATTAGGATTGGCGTTGGCGGCGTGCAGCGGCTTTCGGGTGTTTGTACCGTTGTTGGCGGCCAGCATTGCCTATCACACTGGCGTGCTACAGCCGTCGGCGGGGTTTGCGTGGCTAGGAAGCTGGCTAGCCGTAGGAGCGCTGGGCACGGCTACCGTTATGGAGATACTGGGCTACTATTTTCCGGTAGTTGACAATGTACTGGACACGATAACGACGCCGGCTTCGTTTATAGCGGGCACCGTACTGATGACGGCAGCCCTCCCCGACCTCGACCCAATGATCCGCTGGGGATTAGGCATCCTAGTGGGGGGCGGCACGGCCGGCGTTATTCAAACGGGTACCACACTGCTACGAGCAGGTTCCACGTTCGGTACGGCGGGCTTGGCCAACCCAGTGCTAGCCACCGCCGAAAATACGTTGGCCGTGGTGGGCACCGTACTAGCACTGCTTGTGCCGGTGTTGGCTGCTGGTTTGGGGCTGGTATTGGTGCTGTATATTGCCACTCGGTTGCGGCGCTGGCGCCGGCAGCGTATGCACCAGCGTGCGGCTCCGCTGCCCAAAACCTGAGCTTCGTTCTTACAAATTCCATCTATTGCATGTCTGTTCTAAACTCTATTTCTGCCAGCCAACCTCTAGATGCGTACACAGGCCTGGTGCGGGTGCGCGTATGCGGGCTGCTGGTGCAGGAAGGCGCCTTGCTGCTTACCGCTCACCGCGGGCTACTCTCCGACGATGCCCCCTTCTGGTCGCCGCCCGGGGGTGGGTGGCAGTTCGGAGAAACCATCCAGGAGTGTTTGCGGCGAGAGTTTCAGGAAGAAACTGGGCTGGCCGTAACGGTCGGTCGGTTTTTGCACCTGCACGAGTATGGCAGCAATGATTTGCAGGCGCTGGAGCTGTTTTTCGAGGTAACCACCGACGACGCCACCGTATCGCCCCACCTGGGCCATGACCCTGAACACGACGCTGAAAATCAGCTGCTTACCAAGTTAGCTTTTATGGAGCCTCGGCAGCTTATCCGGCTGCCCCCCAATCAAGTTCACCCGGTCCTCCGCCAGATTATCAGCACGGATGATGTCTTTATTCCGCAGATTCGGTTTCAACGATGACCCTCTCCCATTCTGAGCGGGTGAGTAGGGGGTGAGGCACGGTTTTGTACCTTTGGCTTCCTTCCTACCCGTTTTTGCCTGTGCCTGCTGATTCACGCGTTTCCACTGCTATGTCCGTTTCTTCGTCGCACCTGCCGGCTCCTGCTGCCTTGCACTACCTCCGCGACGAAACGCTGGACCCCACCAACCTAGCGGCTTACAACCTCTACCTGACGGTTAGTCCGGCCGGGACGCGCGTAGGCGTGGCAGATGTACGCCGCAACAAATTTGTGGTGCTAGAGGACTATGTGCCGCAAGCCGCCACTTCCTACGGAGGACAGCTACAAGCCTTGGCCGCCCGCCACGACTTAGTGGGGCAGCCGGGTTGGAACCACGTTCGGCTAGCTGTCCAAAACCGCCACTTCACGCTGCTGCCGGCGCCGTTGGTGCGGCCTGGCGACGAGGGTACCTACCTGCGGCTGCATCACACGGTGGATACACAGCACGAAACGGTTTTTTCTTACACGCACAGCAGCCAGGAAATAGCCAGCGTTTTTGCCACAGAAAGCGTGCTGGCTACCTGGTTTAGAAACACGTACCCGGCTGGCACCCTGCTCCACCAAACCAGTGCATTGCTCGAAGGTCTTATTCACCAAAGCGAGCCAGGAGCCACCCGGCGCTTGTACCTCAGCATCGGCCACCACGAACTAACCATCGTCGTTATCCGCGACAAGCGGCCGGAGTTCTGCAACGTCTTCGCCTTCAGTTCGCCGGAAGACCTGATCTACTACACGATTCTGGTGATGCAGGAATTGCAGCTTAACCCCGACCAGGATTCGGTGGTGGTATGGGGCGACCTGATGCACGATTCCGAGCTGTTCACCATCCTGCGCAAGTACATTCGCCATATCAAGTTTGGCAACCGTCCCTTCGACCTAAGCTACAGCTACCGCTTAAACGAGCTTTTCGAATACCGCTTCTTCGAGCTATACAGCCTTCACCTGTGTGAATAGGTTGCTTTTGCTTCACGGATTCACGGATTGTAAAAGCGTATAACTGTCTATGTGCTAAACAATTCTTCAGTTATAATTCCTGCTTAATGAGGATTGCTCTTTTCCCTGGCTCATTCGACCCTTTCACCAACGGCCACCTTGACGTAGTGCGGCGGGGTACGGCTTTGTTTGATGAAATCATCATTGCCATCGGTAACAATAGCAGCAAAACGCGCTATCTACCGGTCGAACAAATGACAGCCATGATTGAGGACGTGTTTCGGGACGAGCCACGGGTATCGGTGCAAGCCTACAAAGGCCTTACCGCCGATTTTGCTCGCGAAGTAGGGGCCCGGTACCTGTTGCGGGGGCTGCGCAATACCACCGATTTCGAGTACGAAAACACCATCGCGCAGGCCAACCGCCACGTTAATCCAGAGTTGGAAACTGTATTCCTGATTACCTCCCCTACTCTGGCGGCTATCAGCAGCACCATCATCCGCGAAATTCACCGCTTTGGGGGCAACGTTG is from Hymenobacter tibetensis and encodes:
- a CDS encoding NUDIX domain-containing protein, with translation MSVLNSISASQPLDAYTGLVRVRVCGLLVQEGALLLTAHRGLLSDDAPFWSPPGGGWQFGETIQECLRREFQEETGLAVTVGRFLHLHEYGSNDLQALELFFEVTTDDATVSPHLGHDPEHDAENQLLTKLAFMEPRQLIRLPPNQVHPVLRQIISTDDVFIPQIRFQR
- a CDS encoding DUF3822 family protein translates to MSVSSSHLPAPAALHYLRDETLDPTNLAAYNLYLTVSPAGTRVGVADVRRNKFVVLEDYVPQAATSYGGQLQALAARHDLVGQPGWNHVRLAVQNRHFTLLPAPLVRPGDEGTYLRLHHTVDTQHETVFSYTHSSQEIASVFATESVLATWFRNTYPAGTLLHQTSALLEGLIHQSEPGATRRLYLSIGHHELTIVVIRDKRPEFCNVFAFSSPEDLIYYTILVMQELQLNPDQDSVVVWGDLMHDSELFTILRKYIRHIKFGNRPFDLSYSYRLNELFEYRFFELYSLHLCE
- the coaD gene encoding pantetheine-phosphate adenylyltransferase; the protein is MRIALFPGSFDPFTNGHLDVVRRGTALFDEIIIAIGNNSSKTRYLPVEQMTAMIEDVFRDEPRVSVQAYKGLTADFAREVGARYLLRGLRNTTDFEYENTIAQANRHVNPELETVFLITSPTLAAISSTIIREIHRFGGNVDGFVPFQLPPFQH
- a CDS encoding DUF4126 domain-containing protein; translated protein: MEYLLSGALGLALAACSGFRVFVPLLAASIAYHTGVLQPSAGFAWLGSWLAVGALGTATVMEILGYYFPVVDNVLDTITTPASFIAGTVLMTAALPDLDPMIRWGLGILVGGGTAGVIQTGTTLLRAGSTFGTAGLANPVLATAENTLAVVGTVLALLVPVLAAGLGLVLVLYIATRLRRWRRQRMHQRAAPLPKT